In the genome of Streptomyces sp. NBC_00190, one region contains:
- a CDS encoding MGMT family protein, with protein sequence MGRMSDELPVYAERVLELAERIPPGRVMTYGDVAEWLDEGGPRQVGRVMALYGGAVPWWRVVRADGVPLPGSERRALEHYRAEATPLRLTAAGDPRLDMRRARWDGDGGGDGDRDEAHT encoded by the coding sequence ATGGGCCGGATGAGCGACGAACTGCCCGTGTACGCGGAGCGCGTGCTGGAGCTGGCCGAGCGTATTCCGCCCGGCCGGGTGATGACGTACGGGGACGTGGCCGAGTGGCTCGACGAGGGAGGGCCGCGCCAGGTCGGGCGCGTCATGGCCCTGTACGGAGGTGCCGTGCCCTGGTGGCGCGTGGTGCGGGCGGACGGCGTACCGCTCCCCGGCAGTGAGCGGCGCGCCCTGGAGCACTACCGGGCCGAGGCCACGCCGCTGCGCCTGACGGCGGCCGGCGATCCGCGGCTGGACATGCGACGGGCGCGCTGGGACGGAGACGGCGGCGGGGACGGGGACCGCGACGAGGCTCACACCTGA
- a CDS encoding ATP-dependent helicase yields the protein MITSSSDRTERRRTRTPDAYRLVRTGPERVDPPVLDAAQRAVVDHTAGPLLVLAGPGTGKTTTLVEAVAARVEAGTDPARILILTFSRKAAVELRDRAALRLGGARAPQATTFHSFCYGLVRAHQDTDLFADPLRLLSGPEQDVMVRTLLEGQRRIRSIRWPDDLRAALTTRGFADEVRAVLARARELGLGPEALSDFAGRIGRPDWKAAAAFLSEYLDVLDMQGTLDYAELLHRAVLLAERTPSLSSAYDVIYVDEYQDTDASQLRLLRALTGTGGTLIAFGDPDQSIYAFRGADINNILDFESSFPGARVRALTVARRSGAGLLAATRLLTTRMPLPRLPAAAVRAHRELAAAREGGGAEVYTYPTAGAELDNIADILRRAHLEDGVPWQDMAVLVRAGGRTLPAMRRALITAGVPVETDGADTPLRHEPAVSPLLTALRATATFAAGLPAGSAPADASDPDPAAPAPVDPQAGPAADPAAPESGAPVAPADGLAPAAPAASAADSAPADDQADDPAAPAVAGADGPDAGWIGVEAALALLASPLGGMDAADLRRLGRALRDEERAAGVKVPAPSDVLLARALAEPERLTAHDPAYARGAQRLGPLLRKARELLQGGGTAEEALWTLWDGTPWPQRLERSARRGGMAGRNADRDLDAVCALFDTAARAEDRTGGRGALNFLEQLEAEDIAADTLTTRATRPDAVRLMTAHRSKGLEWSLVVVAGVQEGLWPDLRRRGSLLEADRIGRDGLAEPLTPGALLAEERRLFYVAATRARDRLVVTAVKAPADDGDQPSRFLTELGVTPKDVTGRPRRPLAVPALVAELRATTVDPDASPALRDAAARRLARLAALTDDEDRPLVPAAHPQRWWGLYEPTRSSVPLRDRDRPVALSGSALDQLANTCSLQWFLGREVKADAPSTAAQGFGNVVHVLADEVASGRTPADLAVLMERLDSVWDALAFDAPWKSAQEKENARAALERFLRWHTTDRGGRAAVATEHEFDVTLEAGEYAVRIRGSMDRVEADPQGRAYVVDFKTGKSAPTKAEVERHPQLAVYQLAVREGAVDEVFDGLRPAQGGAELVQLRQPAPKKEGGDAVPKIQAQQPLPGGSSGEWVGDLLATAAGRVLDERFAPAVGKHCDHCSFRSSCSARPEGRQTVE from the coding sequence GTGATCACCTCCTCCTCCGACCGCACCGAACGGCGGCGTACGCGGACCCCTGACGCGTACCGCCTGGTGCGCACCGGGCCGGAACGGGTGGATCCCCCTGTCCTGGACGCAGCGCAGCGCGCGGTGGTTGACCATACGGCCGGACCACTGCTGGTCCTCGCCGGGCCGGGCACCGGGAAGACGACCACGCTGGTCGAGGCCGTCGCCGCCCGGGTCGAGGCGGGCACGGATCCCGCCCGCATCCTCATTCTCACCTTCAGCCGCAAGGCGGCCGTGGAACTGCGCGACCGGGCCGCCTTGCGGCTGGGCGGCGCGCGCGCTCCGCAGGCGACCACCTTCCACTCCTTCTGCTACGGCCTCGTCCGTGCCCACCAGGACACCGACCTCTTCGCCGACCCGCTGCGCCTGCTGTCGGGCCCGGAGCAGGACGTGATGGTCCGCACCCTGCTGGAGGGCCAGCGCCGGATCCGCTCCATCCGCTGGCCGGACGACCTGCGGGCCGCGCTGACCACGCGCGGGTTCGCGGACGAGGTCCGCGCGGTCCTGGCCCGCGCCCGCGAACTGGGCCTGGGGCCGGAGGCGCTGTCCGATTTCGCCGGGCGGATCGGCCGCCCGGACTGGAAGGCGGCCGCGGCCTTCCTCTCCGAGTACCTGGACGTCCTGGACATGCAGGGCACCCTGGACTACGCGGAACTCCTCCACCGTGCCGTCCTCCTGGCGGAGCGCACCCCGTCCCTCTCTTCCGCCTACGACGTGATCTACGTGGACGAGTACCAGGACACGGACGCCTCGCAGCTGCGGCTGCTGCGGGCGCTGACCGGAACCGGCGGCACGCTGATCGCCTTCGGCGACCCGGACCAGTCGATCTACGCCTTCCGCGGCGCCGACATCAACAACATCCTCGACTTCGAGTCGTCCTTCCCCGGCGCGCGGGTGCGGGCCCTGACCGTCGCCCGCCGCTCGGGCGCGGGCCTCCTGGCGGCGACCCGGCTCCTCACCACCCGCATGCCGCTGCCCCGCCTGCCCGCGGCCGCGGTCCGCGCACACCGCGAACTCGCGGCCGCGCGGGAGGGCGGCGGGGCGGAGGTGTACACGTACCCCACGGCCGGGGCCGAGCTCGACAACATCGCCGACATCCTGCGCCGGGCCCACCTGGAGGACGGCGTGCCCTGGCAGGACATGGCCGTCCTGGTCCGCGCGGGCGGCCGTACGCTCCCGGCGATGCGCCGCGCCCTGATCACGGCGGGAGTCCCGGTCGAGACGGACGGCGCGGACACCCCCCTGCGCCACGAACCGGCCGTCTCCCCCCTCCTCACGGCCCTGCGCGCCACGGCCACCTTCGCGGCGGGCCTCCCCGCCGGCTCCGCGCCGGCGGACGCGTCGGACCCGGACCCGGCGGCGCCCGCCCCGGTGGACCCGCAGGCGGGGCCCGCGGCCGACCCGGCGGCGCCGGAGTCCGGCGCACCCGTGGCCCCGGCCGACGGCCTTGCGCCCGCGGCTCCCGCCGCGTCGGCCGCCGACTCCGCCCCGGCGGACGACCAGGCGGACGACCCGGCCGCCCCGGCGGTCGCGGGCGCCGACGGGCCCGACGCGGGATGGATCGGCGTAGAGGCCGCCCTCGCCCTGCTCGCCTCCCCGCTCGGCGGGATGGACGCCGCCGACCTGCGCCGCCTCGGCCGCGCCCTGCGCGACGAGGAGCGCGCCGCCGGCGTCAAGGTGCCCGCGCCCTCCGACGTCCTGCTCGCCCGCGCCCTCGCCGAGCCGGAACGGCTCACCGCCCACGACCCGGCCTACGCCCGCGGCGCGCAGCGCCTCGGCCCGCTCCTGCGCAAGGCCCGCGAACTCCTCCAGGGCGGCGGCACCGCCGAAGAGGCCCTGTGGACCCTCTGGGACGGCACCCCCTGGCCCCAGCGCCTGGAGCGCTCCGCCCGCCGCGGCGGCATGGCCGGCCGCAACGCCGACCGCGACCTCGACGCCGTCTGCGCCCTCTTCGACACCGCCGCCCGCGCCGAGGACCGCACCGGCGGCCGCGGAGCCCTCAACTTCCTCGAACAGCTGGAGGCGGAGGACATCGCCGCCGACACGTTGACGACCCGCGCCACCCGGCCCGACGCGGTCCGCCTCATGACCGCCCACCGCTCAAAGGGCCTGGAGTGGTCCCTCGTCGTCGTCGCGGGCGTCCAGGAGGGCCTGTGGCCCGACCTGCGCCGCCGCGGCTCCCTCCTGGAGGCCGACCGGATCGGCCGCGACGGCCTCGCCGAGCCCCTCACCCCCGGCGCACTCCTGGCCGAGGAGCGGCGGCTCTTCTACGTCGCCGCCACCCGCGCCCGCGACCGCCTCGTCGTCACCGCCGTCAAGGCCCCCGCCGACGACGGCGACCAGCCCTCCCGTTTCCTCACCGAGCTCGGCGTCACCCCGAAGGACGTCACCGGCCGCCCCCGCCGCCCCCTCGCCGTCCCGGCCCTGGTCGCCGAGCTGCGCGCCACCACCGTCGACCCGGACGCCTCGCCCGCCCTGCGCGACGCGGCCGCCCGCCGCCTCGCCCGCCTCGCCGCGCTCACCGACGACGAGGACCGCCCGCTGGTCCCCGCCGCGCACCCGCAGCGCTGGTGGGGCCTGTACGAGCCCACCCGCAGCAGCGTCCCGCTGCGCGACCGGGACCGGCCCGTGGCCCTCTCCGGCAGCGCCCTGGACCAGCTCGCCAACACCTGCTCGCTCCAGTGGTTCCTCGGCCGCGAGGTCAAGGCCGACGCCCCCTCCACGGCCGCCCAGGGCTTCGGCAACGTCGTCCACGTCCTCGCCGACGAGGTCGCCTCCGGCCGCACCCCCGCCGACCTGGCCGTCCTCATGGAACGCCTCGACTCCGTCTGGGACGCCCTCGCCTTCGACGCGCCCTGGAAATCGGCCCAGGAGAAGGAGAACGCCCGAGCCGCCCTGGAACGCTTCCTGCGCTGGCACACCACCGACCGCGGGGGCCGGGCGGCGGTGGCCACCGAGCACGAATTCGACGTCACGCTCGAAGCGGGCGAGTACGCCGTCCGGATCCGCGGCTCCATGGACCGGGTCGAAGCGGACCCGCAGGGGCGCGCCTACGTCGTGGACTTCAAGACCGGCAAGTCGGCGCCCACCAAGGCCGAGGTCGAGCGCCACCCCCAGCTCGCCGTCTACCAGCTCGCGGTGCGCGAAGGCGCCGTCGACGAGGTCTTCGACGGCCTGCGCCCCGCACAGGGCGGCGCCGAGCTCGTCCAGCTGCGCCAGCCCGCGCCCAAGAAGGAGGGCGGCGACGCGGTCCCGAAGATCCAGGCCCAGCAGCCCCTGCCGGGCGGCTCCTCCGGCGAGTGGGTCGGCGACCTGCTCGCCACCGCCGCGGGCCGGGTCCTGGACGAACGCTTCGCGCCCGCCGTCGGCAAGCACTGCGACCACTGCTCCTTCCGCAGCTCGTGCAGCGCCCGGCCCGAGGGCCGCCAGACCGTGGAGTGA
- a CDS encoding UvrD-helicase domain-containing protein, translated as MSARAPVLSDPEQLKELLGIPFTPEQLACATAPPAPQVIVAGAGSGKTTVMAARVVWLVGTGAVAPEQVLGLTFTNKAAGELSERVRKALARAGITDPDPSPAEADAAGGEPRISTYHAFAGQLLKDHGLRIGLEPSSRLLADATRFQLAAKVLREAPGPYPSLTKSLPDLVGDLLALDGELSEHLVEPERLRAHDTGLLGELADANLTNEDLRKVPEAVRGRLELLELVSRYRAAKRSRDLFDFSDQIALSAQLATTRPEVGALLREEFRVVLLDEYQDTSVAQRLLLSGLFGAGSGHAVTAVGDPCQAIYGWRGASVANLDDFPEHFPHADGTPATRLSLSENRRSGGRLLDLANGLAAPLRAMHEGVEALRPAPGAEGAGFVRCALLDTHAEELEWLADSVAHLVRTGTEPREIAVLCRSAGDFARIQAVLVARDVPVEVVGLSGLLHLPEVADLVAVCEVLQDPGANASLVRLLIGPRWRIGARDLALLGRRTRLLVGREAPAGADPDERLAAAVEGVDPAEIVSLADALETFLDGAGQAPDDLPFSADARVRFAHLAQELRDLRRSLADPLMDVLHRVLSATGLEVELSASPHALAARRRETLSNFMDVAAGFAALDGEATLLAFLAFLRTAAQYEKGLDHALPGGENTVKVLTAHKSKGLEWDVVVVPDLCAGSFPKEKAPEAWTSYAKVLPYALRGDAPTLPGDPAWTSAGMKSFKTALKDHKSVEELRLGYVTFTRPRSLLLASGHWWGPTQKKRRGPSAFLSALYEHCAAGFGEIEAWAPEPDPAAENPSLADDSTPDHSWPLPLDPASLHLRRAAAALVESYLADPQPPAPEEDESYLWPPSCEDPSYEDEPWPDDDLWPQDPAEPRTGGPADPHADLWPEADLWPEADRAVPRLRVTGTAPAPAAGTGPLTPDDARAVASWDRDLDALEGELRRARAAVRDVELPAALSASQLLRLAADEQGFVRDLARPMPRPPQPAARQGTRFHAWVESRFDELPLPLLDVLDPVTELPGSDQEVADEADLASLKAAFERSPYADRPPHRMEAPVQLTLAGRVIRGRIDAVYKNPDGSYEIVDWKTGRTTEADPLQLAVYRLAWAEATGTPLRRVTAAFLHVRSGRVIRPRDLPDRARLERILQGKSGTGDDHQADG; from the coding sequence GTGTCCGCGCGTGCGCCCGTCCTCTCCGACCCCGAGCAGCTCAAAGAGCTCCTCGGGATCCCTTTCACGCCCGAACAGCTGGCCTGCGCCACCGCCCCGCCCGCCCCGCAGGTCATCGTCGCCGGAGCCGGCTCCGGCAAGACCACCGTCATGGCCGCCCGCGTGGTCTGGCTGGTGGGGACGGGCGCGGTCGCGCCCGAGCAGGTCCTCGGCCTGACCTTCACCAACAAGGCCGCCGGCGAGCTGTCCGAGCGCGTACGCAAGGCCCTCGCGCGGGCCGGCATCACCGACCCCGATCCTTCCCCGGCCGAGGCCGACGCGGCCGGGGGCGAGCCGCGCATCTCCACGTACCACGCCTTCGCCGGCCAGCTCCTCAAGGACCACGGCCTGCGCATCGGTCTGGAGCCCAGCTCCCGCCTCCTCGCCGACGCCACCCGCTTCCAGCTCGCCGCCAAGGTGCTGCGCGAGGCCCCCGGCCCCTACCCCTCGCTCACCAAGTCCCTCCCCGACCTGGTCGGCGACCTCCTCGCGCTGGACGGGGAGCTCTCCGAGCACCTCGTCGAGCCGGAGCGGCTGCGCGCCCACGACACCGGGCTGCTCGGCGAGCTGGCCGACGCCAACCTCACCAACGAGGACCTGCGCAAGGTCCCCGAGGCCGTGCGCGGCCGCCTCGAACTGCTGGAGCTCGTCAGCCGCTACCGCGCCGCCAAGCGCTCCCGCGACCTCTTCGACTTCAGCGACCAGATAGCCCTCTCCGCACAGCTCGCCACGACCCGGCCCGAGGTGGGGGCGCTGCTGCGCGAGGAGTTCCGGGTGGTCCTGCTCGACGAGTACCAGGACACCTCCGTCGCACAGCGGCTGCTGCTGTCCGGCCTCTTCGGCGCGGGCAGCGGCCACGCGGTGACCGCCGTCGGCGACCCCTGCCAGGCCATCTACGGCTGGCGGGGCGCCTCCGTCGCCAACCTCGACGACTTCCCCGAGCACTTCCCGCACGCCGACGGGACACCCGCCACCCGTCTCTCGCTCAGCGAGAACCGGCGCAGCGGCGGCCGCCTGCTCGACCTGGCCAACGGGCTCGCCGCCCCGCTGCGCGCCATGCACGAAGGCGTCGAGGCGCTCCGCCCGGCGCCCGGCGCGGAGGGCGCCGGCTTCGTCCGGTGCGCCCTGCTCGATACGCACGCCGAGGAACTGGAGTGGCTCGCGGACTCCGTCGCGCACCTGGTCCGCACCGGGACGGAGCCGCGCGAGATCGCCGTGCTGTGCCGGTCCGCCGGCGACTTCGCGCGGATCCAGGCCGTCCTGGTGGCCCGGGACGTGCCGGTCGAGGTCGTCGGCCTTTCCGGGCTCCTGCACCTGCCGGAGGTCGCGGACCTCGTCGCCGTCTGCGAAGTCCTCCAGGACCCGGGAGCCAACGCCTCCCTCGTCCGGCTGCTCATCGGCCCGCGCTGGCGGATCGGCGCGCGCGACCTGGCTCTGCTGGGGCGCCGCACCCGGCTGCTGGTGGGCCGCGAGGCCCCCGCCGGGGCGGACCCGGACGAGCGGCTCGCGGCGGCCGTGGAGGGCGTGGACCCGGCGGAGATCGTGTCGCTGGCCGACGCCCTGGAGACCTTCCTCGACGGCGCCGGCCAGGCCCCCGACGACCTGCCGTTCTCCGCCGACGCCCGGGTCCGCTTCGCGCACCTCGCGCAGGAGCTGCGCGACCTGCGGCGCTCGCTCGCGGACCCGCTGATGGACGTACTGCACCGGGTCCTGTCGGCGACCGGCCTGGAAGTGGAGCTGTCCGCGTCCCCGCACGCGCTGGCGGCCCGCCGCCGCGAGACCCTGTCGAACTTCATGGACGTCGCCGCGGGCTTCGCCGCGCTGGACGGCGAGGCGACCCTCCTCGCGTTCCTGGCCTTCCTGCGCACGGCCGCCCAGTACGAGAAGGGCCTGGACCACGCCCTGCCCGGCGGGGAGAACACGGTCAAGGTCCTGACGGCCCACAAGTCCAAGGGCCTGGAGTGGGACGTGGTCGTCGTCCCGGACCTGTGCGCGGGGTCCTTCCCGAAGGAGAAGGCGCCGGAGGCCTGGACCTCGTACGCGAAGGTGCTCCCGTACGCCCTGCGCGGCGACGCCCCCACCCTGCCGGGGGACCCGGCCTGGACCTCGGCCGGCATGAAGTCCTTCAAGACGGCCCTGAAGGACCACAAGTCGGTGGAGGAGCTCCGCCTGGGCTACGTCACCTTCACCCGCCCCCGCTCCCTCCTGCTGGCCTCGGGCCACTGGTGGGGCCCGACGCAGAAGAAGCGCCGCGGCCCGTCCGCGTTCCTGTCCGCCCTGTACGAGCACTGCGCTGCCGGGTTCGGCGAGATCGAGGCCTGGGCGCCCGAACCCGACCCGGCCGCCGAGAATCCGTCCCTCGCCGACGACTCCACCCCGGACCACTCCTGGCCCCTCCCGCTGGACCCGGCCTCCCTGCACCTGCGCCGCGCGGCGGCAGCCCTGGTGGAGTCCTACCTGGCCGACCCGCAGCCCCCGGCTCCGGAGGAGGACGAGTCCTACCTCTGGCCCCCCTCCTGCGAGGACCCGTCCTACGAGGACGAACCCTGGCCGGACGACGACCTCTGGCCGCAGGACCCGGCCGAGCCGCGTACCGGTGGTCCCGCGGACCCGCACGCCGACCTCTGGCCGGAGGCGGACCTCTGGCCGGAGGCGGACCGGGCCGTGCCACGCCTCCGCGTCACCGGCACCGCGCCCGCCCCCGCCGCAGGCACCGGCCCCCTGACGCCCGACGACGCGCGGGCCGTGGCCTCCTGGGACCGGGACCTCGACGCCCTGGAGGGCGAGCTCCGCCGCGCCCGCGCCGCCGTCCGCGACGTCGAGCTCCCCGCCGCGCTCTCCGCCAGCCAGTTGCTCCGGCTCGCCGCCGACGAGCAGGGCTTCGTCCGCGACCTCGCCCGCCCCATGCCGAGGCCCCCGCAGCCCGCGGCACGCCAGGGCACGCGCTTCCACGCCTGGGTCGAGTCCCGCTTCGACGAGCTCCCGCTCCCGCTCCTCGACGTCCTCGACCCCGTCACCGAGCTGCCCGGCTCCGACCAGGAGGTCGCCGACGAGGCCGATCTCGCCTCCCTCAAGGCCGCCTTCGAGCGCAGCCCGTACGCCGACCGGCCGCCCCACCGCATGGAGGCCCCGGTCCAGCTGACCCTCGCGGGCCGCGTCATCCGCGGCCGGATCGACGCCGTGTACAAGAATCCCGACGGCTCGTACGAGATCGTCGACTGGAAGACCGGCCGCACCACCGAGGCCGACCCCCTCCAGCTCGCCGTCTACCGCCTGGCCTGGGCGGAAGCCACGGGTACGCCGCTGCGCCGGGTCACCGCCGCCTTCCTGCACGTCCGCAGCGGCCGCGTGATCCGCCCCCGCGACCTGCCCGACCGGGCCCGTCTTGAGCGGATCCTCCAAGGCAAATCGGGCACCGGCGATGACCATCAGGCGGACGGCTAG
- a CDS encoding dipeptidase → MSDSPPDSAVRTYIETHRAAFLDDLAEWLRIPSVSAQPEHAGDVRRSAEWLAAKLKETGFPVAEVWETPGAPAVFAHWPSEDPDAPTVLVYGHHDVQPAAVADGWHTDPFEPVVKDGRMYGRGAADDKGQVFFHTLGVRAHLAATGAAAPAVNLKLVVEGEEESGSPHFRALVEARAAELAADVVIVSDTGMWSETTPTVCTGMRGVADCEIDFHGPDQDIHSGAFGGAVPNPATVAARLVAALHDADGRVTVPGFYDGIAELTDAERALIAELPFDESEWLRTAKSHAAAGEAGYSTLERVWARPTAEVNGIGGGYQGPGGKTIVPASAHLKLSFRLVSGQDPYEVETAVTDWVAARVPAGIRHSITFGAPTRPCLTPLDHPALQSVVRAMGRAFGQKIRFTREGGSGPAADLQDVLDAPVLFLGISVPSDGWHSPNEKVELDLLLKGVETTAYLWGDLAESHRTPA, encoded by the coding sequence ATGAGCGACAGCCCGCCGGACAGCGCCGTCCGCACGTACATCGAGACCCACCGCGCCGCCTTCCTCGACGACCTCGCCGAGTGGCTGCGCATACCCTCCGTCTCGGCGCAGCCCGAGCACGCGGGCGACGTACGCCGCAGCGCCGAATGGCTCGCGGCGAAGCTCAAGGAGACCGGTTTCCCGGTCGCCGAGGTCTGGGAGACGCCGGGCGCCCCGGCCGTGTTCGCGCACTGGCCGAGCGAGGACCCGGACGCGCCCACCGTCCTGGTCTACGGGCACCACGACGTGCAGCCCGCCGCCGTGGCGGACGGCTGGCACACCGACCCGTTCGAACCGGTCGTCAAGGACGGCCGGATGTACGGGCGCGGCGCCGCCGACGACAAGGGCCAGGTGTTCTTCCACACCCTGGGCGTACGCGCGCACCTGGCGGCCACCGGCGCCGCCGCCCCCGCCGTGAACCTGAAGCTCGTCGTGGAGGGCGAGGAGGAGTCCGGATCCCCGCACTTCCGCGCCCTCGTCGAGGCCCGCGCCGCCGAGCTCGCCGCCGACGTCGTGATCGTCTCCGACACCGGCATGTGGTCCGAGACCACCCCCACCGTCTGCACCGGCATGCGCGGCGTCGCCGACTGCGAGATCGACTTCCACGGCCCGGACCAGGACATCCACTCCGGCGCCTTCGGCGGGGCCGTGCCCAACCCGGCCACCGTCGCCGCCCGCCTGGTCGCGGCCCTCCACGACGCCGACGGACGGGTCACGGTCCCCGGTTTCTACGACGGCATCGCCGAACTCACCGACGCCGAGCGCGCGCTCATCGCCGAGCTGCCCTTCGACGAGTCCGAGTGGCTCCGTACGGCCAAGTCCCACGCGGCCGCCGGCGAGGCCGGCTACTCCACCCTGGAACGCGTCTGGGCCCGCCCGACGGCCGAGGTCAACGGCATCGGCGGCGGCTACCAGGGCCCTGGCGGCAAGACCATCGTGCCCGCCTCCGCCCACCTGAAGCTGTCGTTCCGCCTGGTGTCCGGACAGGACCCGTACGAGGTCGAGACCGCCGTTACGGACTGGGTCGCGGCCCGCGTCCCGGCCGGGATCCGTCACTCCATCACCTTCGGCGCCCCGACCCGCCCGTGCCTGACCCCGCTGGACCACCCCGCGCTGCAGTCGGTCGTCCGGGCCATGGGCCGCGCCTTCGGCCAGAAGATCCGCTTCACCCGCGAGGGCGGCTCCGGACCCGCGGCAGACCTCCAGGACGTCCTGGACGCGCCCGTCCTCTTCCTCGGCATCTCCGTCCCGTCCGACGGCTGGCACTCGCCGAACGAGAAGGTCGAGCTGGACCTCCTCCTCAAGGGCGTCGAGACGACCGCGTACCTCTGGGGCGACCTTGCCGAGTCCCACCGCACACCTGCCTGA
- the nudC gene encoding NAD(+) diphosphatase has protein sequence MEVPVSIHTERPISLTAPSGIDRAAHHRLDEAWLAAAWSHPTTRVFVVSGGQVLIDDTPDGGTGIVMTPAFEAPVTETHRYFLGTDEDGVRYFALQKDALPGRMDQSARPAGLREAGLLLNARDAGLMVHAVALENWQRMHRFCSRCGERTVVAAAGHIRRCPGCGAEHYPRTDPAVIMLVTDDQDRALLGRQVHWPEGRFSTLAGFVEPGESIEQSVVREVWEEAGVKVGEVEYVASQPWPFPYSLMLGFTARATSSEITVDGEEIEEARWFSRDELAAAIEAGEVLPPAGGISIAARLVELWYGRPLPKPPAV, from the coding sequence TTGGAAGTACCTGTGAGCATCCATACCGAGCGCCCGATCTCGCTCACCGCGCCCAGCGGAATCGACCGCGCCGCGCACCACCGCCTCGACGAGGCGTGGCTCGCCGCCGCCTGGAGCCACCCGACGACCCGTGTGTTCGTCGTCTCAGGCGGCCAGGTCCTGATCGACGACACCCCCGACGGGGGCACCGGCATCGTGATGACCCCGGCCTTCGAGGCCCCGGTCACCGAGACCCACCGCTACTTCCTGGGGACCGACGAGGACGGCGTACGGTACTTCGCGCTCCAGAAGGACGCGCTGCCGGGCCGCATGGACCAGTCGGCCCGCCCGGCCGGCCTGCGCGAGGCCGGACTGCTGCTGAACGCGCGCGACGCCGGGCTGATGGTGCACGCGGTGGCGCTGGAGAACTGGCAGCGGATGCACCGCTTCTGCTCCCGCTGCGGCGAGCGCACCGTGGTCGCGGCCGCCGGGCACATCCGCCGCTGCCCGGGCTGCGGCGCCGAGCACTACCCGCGCACCGATCCGGCCGTGATCATGCTGGTCACGGACGACCAGGACCGGGCGCTGCTGGGCCGCCAGGTGCACTGGCCGGAGGGCCGCTTCTCGACCCTCGCCGGGTTCGTGGAGCCGGGCGAGTCGATCGAACAGTCCGTCGTCCGCGAGGTGTGGGAGGAGGCGGGCGTCAAGGTCGGCGAGGTCGAGTACGTGGCCAGCCAGCCGTGGCCGTTCCCGTACAGCCTGATGCTGGGCTTCACGGCCCGCGCCACCAGCTCCGAGATCACGGTGGACGGCGAGGAGATCGAGGAGGCCCGCTGGTTCTCCCGCGACGAGCTGGCTGCGGCGATCGAGGCGGGCGAGGTGCTGCCCCCGGCGGGCGGCATCTCCATCGCCGCCCGCCTGGTCGAGCTCTGGTACGGCCGGCCGCTGCCGAAGCCCCCGGCCGTCTGA
- a CDS encoding mycoredoxin: MQDTGTVTMYSTTWCGYCRRLKTQLDREGIAYNEINIELDPESAAFVEKANGGNQTVPTVLVKSSAGNESVMTNPSLAQVKQALAV, from the coding sequence ATGCAGGACACGGGCACCGTCACGATGTACAGCACGACCTGGTGCGGCTACTGCCGCCGGCTGAAGACCCAGCTGGACCGGGAAGGCATCGCGTACAACGAGATCAACATCGAGCTCGACCCCGAGTCCGCGGCGTTCGTGGAGAAGGCGAACGGCGGCAACCAGACGGTTCCCACCGTTCTCGTGAAGTCCTCCGCCGGCAACGAGTCCGTCATGACGAACCCGAGCCTGGCCCAGGTCAAGCAGGCCCTCGCCGTCTGA